A window of Actinomadura viridis genomic DNA:
GAACCCCGCCGCGAACACGTCCCCGGCGCCGGTCGGGTCGAGCGCGGTGACCGGGAGGGCGGGGGCCGCCGCGCGCTCGCCGGTGGCCGCGTCGACGGCGATGGCGCCCCGCGAGCCCTGCTTCACCGCCACGACCGGGACGCGGGCGGACAGGGCGGCGAGGGCCTCCTCGGGCGTTCCGGTACGGGTGTAGGCCATGGCCTCGACCGAGTTGGGCAGGAAGACGTCGACGTGGTCGAGCCGGTCGAGCACGTCGGTGGACCAGGTCTCGGTGGGGTCCCAGCCCAGGTCGGCGAAGACTAGCGCCCCGGCCGCCCGCGCCGCGCGCGCCCAGTCCGGTACGGGCCGGTCGATGTGGACGAAGCAGGTCGCGGCGTCCGGCGGCGCGGTGACCAGCTCGCCGGCGGACGGCAGGGGCCGGGCGTAGGTGACCATGCCGCGGTCGGAGCCGTAGGCCATCGACACCGTGACGGGCGTGGACCAGCCGGTGATCCGCCGCGCCCAGCGCAGGTCGACGTTCTCCTGCTCGGAGAGGGTGCGCCACAGGTACGCGCCGAACAGGTCGTCGCCGAACGCCGCGGCCAGGCCGGTGCGCAGCCCCAGCCGGCTCATCGCGACCGCGATGTTGGCGATCCCGCCGGGGGCCGAGCCGAGGCCGTCGGTGACCAGCTCGGTACCGGGCGGCGGCAGGCCGGGCAGCCCGGTGAAGATCATGTCCATGAAGACCTGGCCGGTGAGGAACACGTCCAGGTCGCAGGGCTCGCCGCCCCGTAGCGGCCGCCGCCGGTGCAGCAGCTCGCCGGCCGGGCCCCGTTCGGCGCAGGGGTCGTCCAGGGACGGCGGCGGCGTCCCCCCTCGTCCGGCGGTCATCGGGTCATCCCGTCCCCCCGTCGCCCGGTCCACGCCTGCCCGTCCCGGGTCAGCCCAGCTCCGCCGGGGCGGTCGCGGTGAAGCGGGCCTCCACGGCCGCCCGGACGACCTGCGTGGCCGGTTCCAGGTCGATCGGCGGCGGCTCGTCGGCCGAGGCCGAGGCCGCCCCGCCGTAGCCCGCCATCAGGGCCACGGGCTCGGCGGGGCGCCCGCGGGAATCGCGGGTGAGCCCTTCGTCGGCCAGCTCGACCAGGCCGGTGATGGTGGCGCCCAGCGCCTCGGCGTAGCTGCGCGCCCGCTGGACGGCCTCGTTCGCCGCCTGCCGCGCCGCCCGCTTGTAGACCTCGCTGTCGTGGCGCAGCCCCCAGTCGGGGCCGTGCACGTAGGTGCGTTCGAGGTCGCCCAGCCGGGCCACCAGCTCCCCGAGCACCGCGAAGTCGACGACGGTGAACCGGATCCACACCGTGCCCTGGTAGGCGCGGATGTCGCCCTCCTTGCGCCGGTACTTCAGCTGGGGCGTGATCGACAGCCCTCCGGTCTCCAGCCGCTCGACCGCCTCGCCGTAGGACTTGATGAGGTCGAGGCACCGCTGGTTGCGTTCGGCCAGCCGGTCCAGGGCCTCGCGGCGGTCGCGTTCCTGGGACTGGACGTGCACCGACAGCCGGGCGAGCTCCGGTTCGACCTCCAGGACGGCCTCACCGCGGACGCTGATCACTGGTGCGTTCGTCATACCGGCCAACGTAGCCGCTGTCGGGCGGTACGGGGCAAAGAACGCGGCTCCGTCCGCCCGCGCTAGAGGAAGGTGGCGCCCTCGCCGCGGTAGGTGGGGACGGTGCGGACGAGCCGGTCACCGTCGACGAGGTGCAGGGCGTCGAAGCGTTCGCACAGCTCCCCGGCCTTGGTGTGCCGGAACCACACCCGGTCCCCGACGCTCAGCCGGTCGGCGACGGGACCGATCAGCGGGGTCTGGACCTCGCCGGCGCCCTCGTCGGAGTCGTACGACAGCCCCGTCGGCAGGTACGGCTGGGGGAGGCGCATCGCGTCGGCCGGTCCGGAGGCCAGGTAGCCGCCGCCCAGGCAGGTGACCACGCCGGGGCCGGGGCGGCGGACGACGGGCAGCGCGAACAGCGCGGCCGGTCGGCCGGTGAAGTTGGAGTAGTGGTCGAACAGGTGCGGCTGGTAGAGCCCCGACCCGGCGGCGACCTCGGTGACGGCGCGCTCGCGGGCGGTGGACTCGACGCTCCCGGTGCCCCCGCCGTTGACGAACTCCAGCTCGGCCAGCTCGCGGACCTCCCGGACGATCGCGGCCCGGCGCCGGGCCAGCTCCAGCCGGGAGCGGCGCTGCATCGCCCGGATGGCGCGGGCCCTCGCGGGCCGTCCCGGCGGGGTGTCGCCCACCCCGGCGATCTGCGACTCGTACGCCATGAGCCCCACCAGGCGCAGGCCCGGCCGCTTGAGGATCTCCTCGGCCATCGCCCGCGCCTCGGCCGGGGTGCGCAGCGGGGATCGGCGCGCGCCGAACCGGACCCGCCCGCCCATGGGCCGGTACGCGGCGTCGATGTCCAGGCAGACGCGGACCGGGCGGTCGCCCGCCGCCGCCTCGATCATGTCGAGATGGGCGGCCGAGTCGACCATGAGGGTGACGGCCCGGGCGGCGCGCTCGTCGGCGGCCAGGGCGGCGATGGCGGTCCGGTCCGCGGTCGGGTAGGCGACCAGGATGTCGTCGCAGGTGCCGTGGCCGGAGAGCCACAGGGCCTCGGGGAGGGTGAACGCCATGACGCCGGCGAACCCCTCCATCGCCAGCACGTCCTCCAGGAGGGCACGGCAGCGCACCGACTTGCTGGCCACCCGGATCGGCGTGCCGGCGGCGCGGCGGACCAGATCGGCGGCGTTGTCACGGAACGCGGCCAGGTCGACGACCGCGAACGGCGCCTCCAGGCCGGCGGTGGCGGTGTCGTAACGTTCCCGGAGGTTCATGCCGTCACAGTGCCATAAATCGGCCGGATGTGAGAACTTTTCACGATTTGTGGCCGGGGCGTCGCCGGAGGTCAGCGGCCCCGCGGGTGGCCGGCGAAGAAGTCCCAGAGCATCCGGCTCGTCCCGGCCGGCCAGTGGTGGGTGCCGCCCTCGATCTTGCAGAACGCCACCGCGGCCCCGTCCCGGCCCTTGCCCGTCGCCGAGCAGGCGGTGCCGCCGCCGGGCCCGCGCAGCCTCCGGGTGGGGGCGGGCACGCCGGCGACCTTCCGCCAGAAGTCGACGGCCTCGGTGACCGGCGGGAACGGGCGGCCGTCGTTGATGTCGCGGCGCCCGCCGCCGCCGAACGGCACGTTCCGGTCGGCGGTGCCGTGGACGATCATCGCCGAGACCGGCCGGTCCGGATCGCACTCGGTCACCAGGGCGCCCTCGACCACCCCGATCCCGGCGACCTTCCCGGGCCTCTCGCAGGCCATCCGGTAGGCCATGCCCGCCCCGTTGGAGAAGCCGGCCACGTACACCCGGTCCGGATCGGCCAGCCCGGCCCCGGTCAGCGTGTCGATCAGCCGGGTCAGGAAGCCGACGTCGTCGATCTTGCCGATCTTGGCGGCCCCGCAGCAGTCGCCCGCGTTCCAGGTGGTCATGAACCCGTCGGGATAGGCGACCAGGAAGCCCTCGTCGTCGGCGATGGCGTCGTACCCGGTCAGCGCGCGCATCTTGCCCATGTTCGCGAGCCCGCCGTGCAGGGCCAGGACCAGCGGCAGCGGTGCGCGGGGCCTGCCGTCACGCCAGGAGGTCCGGGTCAGCTCGGGAGGGACGTGCAGCAGGTACTCGCGGTGCCCGAACGTGCCGACGTCCAGTTTCTGCTTGTGGGTGCCGGTACGGGTGGGGATGCCGCGTACCGTCGCGGGGGCCTTCTCGGTCGCGCGCGGCTTCCGCGTTCCCTCCGCGCCAGGCTCGCCGCCCCCGGGGCCGTCGCCGCCCGGGGTGCCGCTGCAGCCCGCCAGGGCGACGGCGGCGCTCAGGAAGAGGGCCAGGAGGGCGGGGAGGGCGGGGAAGGGGGCCG
This region includes:
- a CDS encoding amino acid deaminase/aldolase — protein: MNLRERYDTATAGLEAPFAVVDLAAFRDNAADLVRRAAGTPIRVASKSVRCRALLEDVLAMEGFAGVMAFTLPEALWLSGHGTCDDILVAYPTADRTAIAALAADERAARAVTLMVDSAAHLDMIEAAAGDRPVRVCLDIDAAYRPMGGRVRFGARRSPLRTPAEARAMAEEILKRPGLRLVGLMAYESQIAGVGDTPPGRPARARAIRAMQRRSRLELARRRAAIVREVRELAELEFVNGGGTGSVESTARERAVTEVAAGSGLYQPHLFDHYSNFTGRPAALFALPVVRRPGPGVVTCLGGGYLASGPADAMRLPQPYLPTGLSYDSDEGAGEVQTPLIGPVADRLSVGDRVWFRHTKAGELCERFDALHLVDGDRLVRTVPTYRGEGATFL
- a CDS encoding SIMPL domain-containing protein yields the protein MTNAPVISVRGEAVLEVEPELARLSVHVQSQERDRREALDRLAERNQRCLDLIKSYGEAVERLETGGLSITPQLKYRRKEGDIRAYQGTVWIRFTVVDFAVLGELVARLGDLERTYVHGPDWGLRHDSEVYKRAARQAANEAVQRARSYAEALGATITGLVELADEGLTRDSRGRPAEPVALMAGYGGAASASADEPPPIDLEPATQVVRAAVEARFTATAPAELG
- a CDS encoding alpha/beta hydrolase family esterase; protein product: MRRLLPAPFPALPALLALFLSAAVALAGCSGTPGGDGPGGGEPGAEGTRKPRATEKAPATVRGIPTRTGTHKQKLDVGTFGHREYLLHVPPELTRTSWRDGRPRAPLPLVLALHGGLANMGKMRALTGYDAIADDEGFLVAYPDGFMTTWNAGDCCGAAKIGKIDDVGFLTRLIDTLTGAGLADPDRVYVAGFSNGAGMAYRMACERPGKVAGIGVVEGALVTECDPDRPVSAMIVHGTADRNVPFGGGGRRDINDGRPFPPVTEAVDFWRKVAGVPAPTRRLRGPGGGTACSATGKGRDGAAVAFCKIEGGTHHWPAGTSRMLWDFFAGHPRGR
- a CDS encoding carbohydrate kinase family protein → MTAGRGGTPPPSLDDPCAERGPAGELLHRRRPLRGGEPCDLDVFLTGQVFMDMIFTGLPGLPPPGTELVTDGLGSAPGGIANIAVAMSRLGLRTGLAAAFGDDLFGAYLWRTLSEQENVDLRWARRITGWSTPVTVSMAYGSDRGMVTYARPLPSAGELVTAPPDAATCFVHIDRPVPDWARAARAAGALVFADLGWDPTETWSTDVLDRLDHVDVFLPNSVEAMAYTRTGTPEEALAALSARVPVVAVKQGSRGAIAVDAATGERAAAPALPVTALDPTGAGDVFAAGFVYGTLAGWSLAHRLRFANLCAGLSVRHHSGSLGAPCWGEIAAFGETGEVPAEVLEQYAFIVPYIPETELARGAGSVTRAEPTLRQGAL